The Chitinophaga pinensis DSM 2588 region GAAAGCCTTTTCTTTAAAGTAGACGAAAAGAACATCGCAGAACTGGGCGGCATGGACCTGGATAAATTACAGGTATGGTTCAAAGACATCGAAAAACGCCTCGATAAGAAACAGAATACCATCGCTAAAGATATCCTCAAGGAAATCCGCGAACGCCTTGGGTTCCTGCTGAACGTCGGACTGAACTACCTTACCCTCTACCGTGCCACCCGCACACTGAGCGGAGGAGAAAGTCAGCGTATCCGTCTCGCCACCCAGATCGGTTCTCAGCTGATGGGGATCACTTATATATTGGATGAACCTAGTATTGGTCTGCACCAGCGGGATAATATGCAGCTGATCGACGCATTGCGTAACCTCCGGGAAATGGGGAATACCGTTATTGTCGTGGAACATGATAAAGATATCATGCTGCACGCCGATTACCTGGTAGATATCGGACCTGGCGCAGGTGTACATGGTGGTCGTATCATCGCACAGGGTACGCCGCAACAGATCCTGAAACTCGATACGCCTACAGCCGGTTACCTGAACGGAAAACGCGTAGTACCCGTACCTGCCGAACGCCGCAAAGGCAATGGTAAGGCACTGGAACTGAAAGGCGCTACCGGCAATAACCTGAAGAATGTCAGTGTAAAACTGCCACTCGGGGTATTCATCTGCGTTACCGGGGTATCTGGCAGTGGTAAATCTACCCTGATCAACGAAACCCTGTATCCGATCCTCAGCAAACACGCCTACGATTCCAAGCTGGAACCAATGCCTTACAAAAGCATCAAAGGCCTGGAAAATATCGATAAAGTCATTGAAATAGACCAGTCGCCAATCGGTCGTACGCCAAGAAGTAACCCGGCCACCTACTGCGGCTTCTTTACCGATATCCGTCAGCTGTTCTCCCAGGTACCGGAGGCTAAGATCAGAGGGTATAACGCCGGCCGTTTCTCCTTCAACGTAAAAAGCGGCCGTTGTGATGTTTGTGAAGGCGGCGGCATGCGCGTCATTGAAATGAACTTCCTCCCGGATGTATACGTACACTGTGAGAAATGTAACGGACGCCGCTACAACAGGGAAACCCTGGAGATCCGCTATAAAGGCAAATCCATCTCAGACGTACTGGATATGACAGTAGACGAAGCCGTGGAATTCTTCCAGCCTGTCAGCTACATTTACCGTAAGATCAAAACCTTACAGGATGTAGGTCTTGGTTATATCACCCTGGGACAATCAGCCGTGACCCTGTCCGGTGGTGAAGCCCAACGTGTGAAACTGGCAACTGAACTGTCTAAAAAAGATACAGGTAAGACCATTTATATACTGGATGAACCCACTACCGGTCTTCACTTCCAGGATATCCAGCTGCTGCTGAACGTACTCAATAAACTGGTAGACCGTGGCAATACCGTCCTGGTAATTGAACACAACCTGGACGTGATCAAAATGGCCGACCATATCGTTGACCTGGGTCCGGAAGGCGGTGGAGGCGGAGGTACAATCCTCTGCATCGGTACACCAGAGCAGGTGGCTGAATGCAAAGAAAGCCATACAGCCCGCTTCCTGAAGATGGAACTGAATAATTAACAGACAAATATCACATTACATATTTCCGCTTTCTGTTGGTGAAATTAATCATCAGCAGAAAGCGGAACTTGTAAATAGGAACTCGTAATTTGCAGGCATGAAATATATTTCTGGGATTATAGCAATACTGCTCCTGTCAGTGTTTGCGGCCTGTGAAGATGAGACTAAGACATGCGACTCAACCTTGCTCAGCGACCTGGGTATGAACTTTAAAAAGGATACGCTTCAGGGATTTCTGGTCAAAGACACGATCTGGCCCAAAGTAACATTATATGCCATTGGTAACGACTCCGTGCTGATCAGAAGGCAGCCAAGAAGCAGCGCATTTATCCCCCTGGACCCTTTACACGATACCTGCAGATTCTACCTGCAACTGGATTCAATCGCTATTCCTGATACCCTTACTTTCAGGTACAAAAGAGTGCCCAGTTTCGTATCTCCGGGATGTGGTTTCGCCACTTTCTATTCACTGGACACAGTGGTCACAACCTACAATACCATTGATTCTATACACATTAACAATAGGGAAGTAAACAGTTCGAATGATACGCACATTTCTTTATTCTTTATCTATTAGCCTGGTCGGCCTGCTGACCCAAGCCGCACAGGCACAGGTAAAACCCGCTCCAGCGGCAGGAGATACCAGTATCAAAAGGACAGCCACAGATACTTCTGCCCCCCGCAAACCAGTTAGAGCGACCGGCGAGGTGTTACAACCCGCCAGGAAAGACTCCTTCTATATCACCGGAGGCGGACTTCGTTTAGGACTGGACATCAGCCGGTTTGCCATTCACGCCTTTCAACCATACAGGACTGACATCGCTGTACAAGGGGATGTCCGCCTGGGCAGAAAGATCTATGCAGCCGCTGAAGTAGGGTTTAACCGTACTTCTCACAGCGACACAAGCTATACCTATAAAGGAAGCGGTGTATATACCACGCTCGGATTCGATTATGATTTTCTGAAAAAGAAAGATCCGAATGAAAAGAACATGGTATACCTGGGATTACGCTACGGATTTGCGAGAAACAGTTATGAAGCGCCCAATTACCTTATCAAAGACGGTTATTGGGATGTAGAAACACCTGGCTCTTTTCCTAAAACCAATATGGTCGCTCACTGGATAGAATTTACCTTTGGTATGCGCGTGGAAGCCTTACCCAATTTCTTCCTGGGCTGGGCGGTACGCGAGAAAGTATTGTTGAGCAAAAGCTCTCCTGACAACTTCGATCCGCTTGTCATACCCGGATTTGGCAGCGGCTCTAAAAGCTCTCAGTTCGACCTGACCTATACTTTATCCTACTATATTCCCTTATATAAGCTGAAATTCAACGAAACAAAACGAATGGAAAAGCTGAAGCGGAAAGAGGAGAAAAAGAAACTACGACAATAACCAATATTAGCCTTTACATGTAAAACGCCCATATTTACTAATAAATATGGGCGTTTCGCTTTATAACAGCAGCTCCCTTAGACAATCCCCAAACAAAACCCAATCTCCGCTGCATTTTAATTCCTAATTCTTAATTCTTAATTCCTAATTCCTAATTCGCTTCCCTGATCATCTCGATGTGCGGAATATCATCCTCCAGGTACATTTCACTGCTCTGCTGAAAGCCCAATGAACTGTAAAACTTATCCAGGTACTGTTGCGCCCCTATTTTGATAGGCACTTTCCCAAAACGATCTTCCACAGTTGCAATGGAATGTTCCATCAGCTTTCTGCCGGTACCATTGCCCCTGGCACGGGAAGAAGTTACTACCCGCCCGATTGAGCACATATCGAATTTAATACCAGGGCCGAAAATGCGTGTATAGGCCACCAGTTCATTGTTCAGTGTATCGTCATATCCCAGAATATGCAATGCCAGCTGATCTGCATTATCCATGTCCTGAAAAACGCAGTTCTGCTCTACAACAAACACTTCACTACGCAGCCGCAACAGGGCATACAGCTCCTGTGTGGTCAGCTCCTCAAATGTCTTAATGGTCCACTTTATCATAAGAAGAGGATTTTATTGATTCCCAGATGCAAGATAATCAATTACTAATGTCACGAAATAATAGGCTCATCCATCGTAATTACTCATAAAACAATCTCCCGGAATCCGGCAATAAATAATAAATTAGCGCGAATTAACGAGAAACAGCATAGATTATGAGTACCCAAGCCATGCCATTCCTTTCACTGAAGCATATCACTGTTCGTTACCTGGATAAGACCCTTTTTACCGGCCTGGACTGGCATATCAACAAAGGAGAGAACTGGGCGATTACTGGCCCCAGCGGCTCCGGAAAATCAGCCCTGCTAAGTACTATCGCAGGAAAATTCAATGTTATCAACGGTAGTATACAACATCATTTCAGCGATACCTTTCGTAGCGAACATACTGTTACCGATCCATATTTCACCTACCGGGACCTCCTGGCACTGGTAGGCCACCATCATACTTTCAGAAACCGTTCCAATACCACAACGGATTTCTATTATCAGCAGCGGTTCAATAGCATGGATTCTTCCGATGCGCCTACGGTACGGGAATACCTCTACGGAGAATCCGGTGGTACGCCCGAACAGACGCCCATCCTGGAACCACTGCGGATCCCGGCACTGATGGACAAAGAACTGATTAAACTCTCCAACGGGGAAACCCGTCGTGTGATGATCGCAAAGTCCCTGTTGAAGCAACCGGTATTGCTCATGCTGGATAATCCCTTCACCGGACTGGATGTACAGACGCGTAAGCATTTCAGTGAGATGGTGAATAAGATCATCGCCAATGGTACAACCGTCCTGCTGGTAACCTCTCCTTCAGAAGTACCTGAAAATATTACCCATGTACTGACACTAGAGGATGGCCAGGTAACCGGCAAGTATACACGGGAAGAATACCTGAAAATACCACAGCCACTCAGTACACAAGACTGGCAGGTGGACGAGGACAAGATCCGGGCGATCGTAAAAAATACGAAATCTCCGTTTGAGACCATCATCCGGATGGACCACATAAAAGTGCAGTATGGCGAACATTTGATCCTGGACGATGTTAACTGGTTAGTGAAACCCAATGATAAATGGGCCCTCTTAGGTCATAATGGCGCTGGTAAATCAACCCTGCTGAGCCTGATCAATGGTGATAATCCACAGGCTTATGCCCAGGAACTGTACCTGTTTGACCGTAAACGTGGCACCGGAGAAAGTATCTGGGATATCAAAAAGAAGATAGGTTTTGTGTCACCCGAACTCCACCAATACTTCCAGGCAGGTAGTAATTGTCTGCAGGTAGTAGTTTCCGGATTTTTTGACATCATTGGCAGCAGTAAGCCGGGTACCGAAGAACAGCAGGCACATGCAGCCGCATGGATGGATATCCTGGATATCGCTTCATACGCCTCCCACGCCTTCAAAGGAGTACCCGAAAGTGTACAGCGACTGACCCTCCTGGCCCGCGCCCTGGTAAAAGAACCCCCATTGCTCATTTTCGACGAACCCTGCCAGGGACTCGACCAGCAACAAAAAGAACATTTTAAACATGTAATAGATACCCTGTGTAATGTGATGGATCTAACCCTGATCTTCGTTACACATTATCAGGAAGAAATTCCATCGGCCGTTACCAAAGTATTAAAACTAGAAAGGGGAAAGGTTATATATTAATTTAATAACGCATTTGTTTACCTTTATATCTTAAACAGCATTTAAGCCTCATGGGTCCCAAAAAACGTCTGGCGGTCGTCTCCGCCTTTGCTGTGTGCCTGTTAATCTCTTGCATCACAGCCTGTAGAAATACAAAAAAAGTCATGAACCCTGCACTGGCGAAATACATCGAAGCCTATACCGCCGGTGTTATTTCCAGGCAGAGCACTATCCGGGTACAATTAACCAGTAATGCGAATGTAACCCACACACAGAACGAACCTGTGGACGAAGATCTGTTCAAATTCAGTCCTGGTATCAAAGGAAAAGCCTAC contains the following coding sequences:
- a CDS encoding GNAT family N-acetyltransferase, giving the protein MIKWTIKTFEELTTQELYALLRLRSEVFVVEQNCVFQDMDNADQLALHILGYDDTLNNELVAYTRIFGPGIKFDMCSIGRVVTSSRARGNGTGRKLMEHSIATVEDRFGKVPIKIGAQQYLDKFYSSLGFQQSSEMYLEDDIPHIEMIREAN
- a CDS encoding ATP-binding cassette domain-containing protein, encoding MSTQAMPFLSLKHITVRYLDKTLFTGLDWHINKGENWAITGPSGSGKSALLSTIAGKFNVINGSIQHHFSDTFRSEHTVTDPYFTYRDLLALVGHHHTFRNRSNTTTDFYYQQRFNSMDSSDAPTVREYLYGESGGTPEQTPILEPLRIPALMDKELIKLSNGETRRVMIAKSLLKQPVLLMLDNPFTGLDVQTRKHFSEMVNKIIANGTTVLLVTSPSEVPENITHVLTLEDGQVTGKYTREEYLKIPQPLSTQDWQVDEDKIRAIVKNTKSPFETIIRMDHIKVQYGEHLILDDVNWLVKPNDKWALLGHNGAGKSTLLSLINGDNPQAYAQELYLFDRKRGTGESIWDIKKKIGFVSPELHQYFQAGSNCLQVVVSGFFDIIGSSKPGTEEQQAHAAAWMDILDIASYASHAFKGVPESVQRLTLLARALVKEPPLLIFDEPCQGLDQQQKEHFKHVIDTLCNVMDLTLIFVTHYQEEIPSAVTKVLKLERGKVIY
- the uvrA gene encoding excinuclease ABC subunit UvrA, with protein sequence MAKKKENVIAPDSAPVTADEHIAVFGARAHNLKNLDLQLPKNKLVVITGISGSGKSSLAFDTIYAEGQRRYMESFSAYARQFIGDMERPDVDKITGLSPVISIEQKTTNKNPRSTVGTITEIYDFLRLLYARVGLAYSYNTGKRMTRFSEEEILEHMFKNFPKKKLVILAPLIRGRKGHYRELFEQLRKQGYLKVRVNGEILDLKERMQVDRYKIHDIELVVDRIQVLDDARARISQSVQKALQMGKGLLFIMDNDSGKVSQYSKQLMCEDTGLSYEEPSPNTFSFNSPYGACPRCKGLGTIYQIDMDAVIPDYSVSLNDGGLAPLGEARDTFTFKQVQTLARKHKFSLTAPLSDLPQKTLNLLLFGDENGSLEMDMEFGDGAETTYSAEFEGVINTVRRYFNDTSSDAVRNWAESFMKLHTCPECNGSRLKKESLFFKVDEKNIAELGGMDLDKLQVWFKDIEKRLDKKQNTIAKDILKEIRERLGFLLNVGLNYLTLYRATRTLSGGESQRIRLATQIGSQLMGITYILDEPSIGLHQRDNMQLIDALRNLREMGNTVIVVEHDKDIMLHADYLVDIGPGAGVHGGRIIAQGTPQQILKLDTPTAGYLNGKRVVPVPAERRKGNGKALELKGATGNNLKNVSVKLPLGVFICVTGVSGSGKSTLINETLYPILSKHAYDSKLEPMPYKSIKGLENIDKVIEIDQSPIGRTPRSNPATYCGFFTDIRQLFSQVPEAKIRGYNAGRFSFNVKSGRCDVCEGGGMRVIEMNFLPDVYVHCEKCNGRRYNRETLEIRYKGKSISDVLDMTVDEAVEFFQPVSYIYRKIKTLQDVGLGYITLGQSAVTLSGGEAQRVKLATELSKKDTGKTIYILDEPTTGLHFQDIQLLLNVLNKLVDRGNTVLVIEHNLDVIKMADHIVDLGPEGGGGGGTILCIGTPEQVAECKESHTARFLKMELNN
- a CDS encoding DUF6048 family protein, whose amino-acid sequence is MIRTFLYSLSISLVGLLTQAAQAQVKPAPAAGDTSIKRTATDTSAPRKPVRATGEVLQPARKDSFYITGGGLRLGLDISRFAIHAFQPYRTDIAVQGDVRLGRKIYAAAEVGFNRTSHSDTSYTYKGSGVYTTLGFDYDFLKKKDPNEKNMVYLGLRYGFARNSYEAPNYLIKDGYWDVETPGSFPKTNMVAHWIEFTFGMRVEALPNFFLGWAVREKVLLSKSSPDNFDPLVIPGFGSGSKSSQFDLTYTLSYYIPLYKLKFNETKRMEKLKRKEEKKKLRQ
- a CDS encoding DUF6452 family protein — protein: MKYISGIIAILLLSVFAACEDETKTCDSTLLSDLGMNFKKDTLQGFLVKDTIWPKVTLYAIGNDSVLIRRQPRSSAFIPLDPLHDTCRFYLQLDSIAIPDTLTFRYKRVPSFVSPGCGFATFYSLDTVVTTYNTIDSIHINNREVNSSNDTHISLFFIY